In a genomic window of Gemmatimonadota bacterium:
- a CDS encoding putative DNA binding domain-containing protein: MNWLDILERINQGEDDSTEFKRDAVDLRPIGRAIAAFANTGGGVVVLGVDNAQTIVGVRTDAEAVSERLTSFLHTGLSAPVQARLGRHEDPQGWVHWIEVPRQRGFEPLRQPKLSDS; encoded by the coding sequence ATGAACTGGTTGGACATTCTCGAACGCATCAACCAAGGTGAGGACGACAGTACCGAGTTCAAGCGCGACGCTGTCGATCTGAGGCCTATCGGGCGCGCGATCGCCGCTTTCGCTAACACGGGCGGTGGGGTCGTCGTGCTGGGCGTGGACAACGCGCAAACAATCGTAGGTGTGAGGACGGACGCGGAGGCTGTATCCGAACGGCTCACCAGCTTCCTACACACGGGACTCAGCGCCCCCGTCCAGGCGAGACTCGGCCGACACGAGGACCCACAGGGTTGGGTACACTGGATCGAGGTCCCCCGTCAACGTGGCTTCGAGCCCTTACGTCAACCTAAATTGAGCGATTCGTGA
- a CDS encoding ATP-binding protein translates to MDPTRRPSPDQLFTKLQAGRLSDLGVSSTVEERFQEVMTQSKRYELRALRSPDEYVLELRVGDSEYREARQLSGGKRVSLLLTLLLKADDDRPLVIDQPEDELDNRFLWETVLPALRRLKGRRQVIVATHDANIVVNGDADLVVQLEADADHGHVAVSGAIEDPAVRTAIVETVDGGEEAFELRKAKYGF, encoded by the coding sequence GTGGATCCCACCCGACGCCCTTCGCCGGACCAACTGTTCACCAAGCTTCAAGCGGGCCGACTCAGCGACCTCGGTGTATCATCTACCGTCGAGGAACGATTTCAGGAAGTGATGACCCAGTCGAAGCGCTACGAGTTGCGGGCGCTGCGAAGCCCCGACGAGTATGTGCTCGAGCTGCGTGTCGGTGATTCCGAGTATCGCGAGGCCAGGCAGCTTTCGGGCGGGAAGCGGGTGAGCCTCCTGCTCACGCTGCTCTTGAAGGCCGACGATGACAGGCCCTTGGTCATCGACCAGCCCGAAGATGAGCTTGACAACCGTTTCCTTTGGGAGACGGTGCTGCCGGCGTTGCGCCGGCTCAAGGGTCGCCGACAAGTCATCGTGGCAACCCACGACGCGAACATCGTAGTCAACGGAGACGCCGACCTCGTGGTACAGCTCGAGGCAGACGCGGACCATGGCCATGTGGCCGTGTCTGGTGCCATCGAAGATCCAGCGGTTCGGACGGCGATCGTTGAGACCGTCGATGGGGGTGAGGAGGCGTTCGAACTCCGCAAAGCCAAGTACGGTTTCTGA